The nucleotide sequence TGCCGGAGCTAAGCAATGCGGTGAAGGCCTCGTTGAGCGACGAGGAGGACGCCGACGACGGCCACCTCGACCACGGCAAGGCGGCGGCCGCCTCCCCGTGGCACCGGGTCAAGTGGACCAGCGGCATGGTCAAGCTGCTCGTGACGGCCGTGTCCTACATCGACGAGGACGTGGACGCGGACTACGGGACCAGCAGCGGGAGGAGGAAGCACGCCCTGCTCAAGAGGAAGGGCAAGTGGAGGCTGGTCTCCTCGGCCATGACCCAGAGGGGGTTCGCGGTGTCGCCGCAGCAGTGCGAGGACAAGTTCAACGACCTCAACAAGAGGTACAAGAGGCTGACCGAGATCCTCGGCCGGGGAAGGGCTTGCCAGATCGTCGAGAAGCACGAGCTCCTTGACAAGGTGAGCCTATCTGGGAAGCTTAGGGAGGAGGCCAAGAAGCATCTCAACTCCAAGCATCTGCACTACGAGGAGATGTGCTCCTACCACAACAGGAACCGCTACTGCCTGCTTAATGATCCTGCCCTTCAGAGGTTCCTGCGAATGGCGCTTAGGGCTCCAGATGAACAGGGAAAGAAGTGCTCGTTTGgctatgatgatgaggatgatcagATGTTGCtttctgaagatgatgatgattatgaggACGATGAGTTGAATGATGACCTGGAGGTCAGTGCTGAGGATCATGGTGTTCACAGAGTTCATGCCACCAAGAAATTGAAGCATTATCATGAGGAGGGACATTGTGGGTCTCATCTGTCTGAGGTTGTGGCCATTGACATGAACAAAATGTTCTCTGAAGGATCTGGTGGTCCATCTGCTGAGAAGAATTTAAGTGCTATGCGTGCTCAAATCGAGAGACAACGTCTGGATATAAAATCAGAGATGCTGAGAATTGAGCAGAGGCATTTCAAATGGTTGAAGTTCAGCAAGGAGAAGGACAGGGAGTTGGAGAAAATGAAGCTGGAGAATGAAAAGATGAAGCTGGAAAATGAGCGATTGGAGCTGGAGCTGAGGCTTAAGGAAATTGAGATGGGCATCAAACCAACGAGGATTTAGTGATTGCAGGATGTAAGTGGTAGAGCTAGAGAACTCTTAGAGTTTCTGGTAATCCTTTTGTCTATTGCAGTAGCTTACAAATTAGGATATATCACATTACATAGTTTCATCTTTGCTAACTGCGTATCGGTTAAGTTAATGACTCTTCTGGTGTTAAGCGTTTACAATAAGTACAGTTTGACATCTGAATATGGTGCTTATCATTGCATATGTTATCCATCTCACTGCGATTGGCTGTGCGTTATGCTTTGATTGAGCGCAGTGTATTTCCTGTTCTGTTTGCTCTGTTCCATTCTTATATGATATCTTTCCATTATTTGAGGTACAGCTACTGCAGGATAAGATGTTGTGTTGTCTCAGTGTACTTTGTGAATACCATTATTACATGAATATCACCAAAGAGTTTGTTGTCTTCATCCATGCTTTCCAGGTTGATTTGATCTAAGGTAATGTGAAGTTTCAGAAATGCTGTGTTTTTCCACTGAGGTTTATGATAAGCATCAGCTGGACTTGTGTATTGTATGTTGTACCGACCCCATCTTTCTTCACTAACAGACAGGAGTAATACTAGTGCAGTACAAGGTATACATCTCTTCAAGCTACCATTTAAAAGCAAGCTGCATTTGTTTTGACCATTGGTGTTGGTGGGGTAGAAGCCTGCATCTTTTGTCGAACATTCCAATTATTTTAATGTGTTCTTTCCTCTGTTTATATTTGTGATGCTGGTAGTGTCCACTTCGTATGTCATAAGCTGACGGTCGTTACTGGTGTGGTAGACAGTGTCAGGTTTTGTGAAAAAGGGTCGAAGAGCTTGTATTTGCTTCCTTTGACAGGTCCACCTGCTGCTTTCTGGCCTTCCAGGGCATGATCGGAATATGGTACTTAATGTTATAATTATTTTCTTACTCATCTTGTTTCGAAAATTTTCTTATTCATCTCGATTGGTTGCGCATTTGTGTGTCACTGTTGGCTGAGTTCATTTCCTCTTTCTTTTGCTACTGCTATTGTTCTAATGACATTTTTGCAATTATTTGAGGGTCTTTTCTGGCTCAAACTGCTAGTAGCCAAATCATTTATGTAAAAAAGTCACTATTACATCAATATCACCAAAGAGTTAGTTATCTTCATGTTTTCCTCGTTGGATTTGTTATAAGCTACTGTACAGTTTCAGAAACCAGTTTTCACCGATGTTTAGATCTCATCAGCTGGACTCATGTCCTAGGAACATGTTATATTAAAAGTATTTTCTGGACTAACGAAAGTGGCAGCAGCATCAGCTGTTCATTTTTATCAGGTAGGTGTCTTTAAAAGCAGGTTCTGCATTTGGGTTGGCAATTGGTGGGCTACAGCTCGAGCTATTGTATTCTAAACATTGTGCTCTGTTCTATGCTGTGTGTGTGTGGTGCGGGTGCTGCCCTTTTCCGTGTAATAACCTGATACTACTTCCTGATGTGGTCGACAAGAGTGCCTGGTTTTGTTGAAAAGCGATGAACACTCTGCACTTGCAACTTGCTGCCATTCATGTTCAACTGCTGCTTTGCCGGCAATCGAAATGTTTTGACTTGAAAAGCTTAAAGTGTTTCTGAAACGCCCTGCAGTGGAGATATGGTGACGATGATATGTGTTCTTCAGTTCTCGTCGTCGCTCACAAAATGTCTTTGAAAAACAATGCTGTCAGTGTCAGATGTGTACCAAAAAAATGGCGAAGCTATGCATACCATGAAACGAACTTCTTGTTTTCTGATAGTACACGTCTGGAGCAACAATCATGGTGACAAATGATCATCGCCTATTCATCTCAGCTCAGACAGACTGGATCTTTTCTGATCCAGATATAGGAACCGTGATTGAAACACGAATACTAGTAGAACGACCAAGGGAACCACTTGTGGTGATCATGCCTGGAAGGGCCCCTGACGGACCAACGCAATGAGAACTGAAGACGCCGTCTTTTccatttgaaaataaaaaaaaaattgtatttTGCATATGGAGATTCAGAGAGTGCATTGGCTGGTCCCAGGTGTGGAAGCAGAGAAGTCCGAGTGCTACCCTGGAGATGCTCAGCATGGCCAGCAGCTGTACAGCATGTCTGAGGTGTATCAATCTCCTACTCCACCTAGCATTTTGTTTCGGCTATGAGTATTATACATTTGCAAGTCTGCAACTGCAATATGATAGTATACCACCATGCCTTGAGCCAGAGTATGTGCCATGGAGAAGGCCGGAAGGGCAGGCTGTTTCACTGTTGTATAATGCAAAACGCGAGCTGCCCGGCCGGTCGGGTCCTGCGCCCCAGGACGAATGTCGGAGGGGCCCTGCCCTGATGAGTGATGAGAGGCCTAAAAAAGCCTTAAAGAGTCGCGCGCTTTTGCAGTTTCTCAGCGCTGCTGATGCCATTGCCGAGGCCGGCCGGCGGAAAAGATACTAGTCCTGCCCACTTTCAAGAGTCTCTCTCAGTCTCACTACATATACACATTTGTTCTCTGTTATCTTCCTCTCTTCTCAAGTGTAGATTAATCTATCGGCTCTAGTGAGTGTTGTGTTGCTATTGCTATCCCTTCTGGCCATGGGAGCGTGCGCGACGAAGCCGGGTGACCTCAAGGTCAAGGGCGAGGCGCCGTTGGTCGAGGAGGACGCCGCGGCGCCACAGGCGGCCGCCGACGAGAAGGCTAAGGCCGACGTGCTCCCGGTGGCCGCCGCCGAGGTCGACCAGGCCGATGTCAGCCGCCGGAGGTCCCTCAGCGTCCTGCTCAAACAGGTAAGCAACTTCATTCCCTTTAGCCCTCGGGTACTCAACTCGAGTGACAAGACAGTGACACCAAGCTTCAGCTGTCTTGCTGCTTCCTTTCGAATGATAAAATAGCACAAGAAATGCAAAAACTAGCTATTACGTACTGGTGTGCTGCGCCGGAGTAACCAATTGCTGCGCTTGCTGCCTCTGCACACAGGACGCGGAGGCCAGTGATGGGGAGGCCGACCACCAAGAGGCAGAGAAGGTCATGGCTGATGAGGAGCCAGCGAGTGCTGCCGCTGCCGGGGAAACGATGGGATCACCGCAGGCAACAACCGAGCACGACGACACGGCCGAAGAACTGAAGGATGATGATCTTCCGAGTGGCGACGCGCAGGCGGCGGAGGAAGAGAAGCGGGTGGATCCTGAATCAGTCCAGgttgctgttgctgctgttactgatgctgctgctgatgccCCAAGTTCTGAGGAAAGCAAGGTTGCTGATGACAATGATGCCTCTGCCTGAAAAATGGAATATTGTGTTGTTATTCTTTGTTCtttcctctctctttttttcgCTGGCGAGGT is from Miscanthus floridulus cultivar M001 chromosome 7, ASM1932011v1, whole genome shotgun sequence and encodes:
- the LOC136467116 gene encoding uncharacterized protein, whose protein sequence is MEGNLPPQTLIPGGGGAPFDLAQPFHFAAQPQAVQFHQGVFAIPAANQVPELSNAVKASLSDEEDADDGHLDHGKAAAASPWHRVKWTSGMVKLLVTAVSYIDEDVDADYGTSSGRRKHALLKRKGKWRLVSSAMTQRGFAVSPQQCEDKFNDLNKRYKRLTEILGRGRACQIVEKHELLDKVSLSGKLREEAKKHLNSKHLHYEEMCSYHNRNRYCLLNDPALQRFLRMALRAPDEQGKKCSFGYDDEDDQMLLSEDDDDYEDDELNDDLEVSAEDHGVHRVHATKKLKHYHEEGHCGSHLSEVVAIDMNKMFSEGSGGPSAEKNLSAMRAQIERQRLDIKSEMLRIEQRHFKWLKFSKEKDRELEKMKLENEKMKLENERLELELRLKEIEMGIKPTRI
- the LOC136467117 gene encoding uncharacterized protein, whose translation is MGACATKPGDLKVKGEAPLVEEDAAAPQAAADEKAKADVLPVAAAEVDQADVSRRRSLSVLLKQDAEASDGEADHQEAEKVMADEEPASAAAAGETMGSPQATTEHDDTAEELKDDDLPSGDAQAAEEEKRVDPESVQVAVAAVTDAAADAPSSEESKVADDNDASA